The Lates calcarifer isolate ASB-BC8 linkage group LG19, TLL_Latcal_v3, whole genome shotgun sequence genomic interval TCCCAAAGACAAAGAGGATGTTGGCGGTGATGTGGCTGCAGGTGATGCTGACATCGCTGGCGTCTGCACGTATGTCACAATAAAAGTGCTTGGTTCAATGGCTCTCACCACTTTACTACTGAAACAAAACTCAGGTTTTATTTCACAGGTTTCACTCGAATGATTCCCTGTTTAAAGTCAGGAGAACTCTCAGGCTGTGCCTGTAGTAAAGATGATGTTACACCAGTTTGATCGTcttccagctgtgtgtgtcacGTTGGCTGATGAAGGTCAGTGACAACAATAAGAAATAATATGAAGGCGTAGCAGTGAAACGACCTGTAGTAACCCTGCACCGAGGAtcagctgctctttgtttttcctggaAGGAAATCCACAGTTTGAGCTTTTGTTGACTTTGACACAGAGTCTCATGTCTGTCAGTTTATCAGACGCTTCCTGTCCGGGTCAAAAGGTCGCAagggacccccccccccctccaagcCTGGTCTGATTGACATCAGGGCGACACCGCGAGTCTTAAAACAGTCTTTACACCGTCGATCCTCTGCAGAGTCATTAAGACTTCAGCTGCTCTTATCACTGCTGCAACTACAAATGTGGCTGATCCAGTTTCCTCCAAACACTGACCAGCTGCAcgtacaccacacacacacacacacacacacacacacacacagaggcatgcAAACATGAACACGCATGTACTGCATGCAATTTGTATACGTGCAACTGAAGCCGTAGGCTcacaaccacaacacacacacacacacacacacccctgctgTAACAAGAAATATTAGCaaatacccacacacacactcacagacacacacacacacacacacacacactctcacacacacgctcacacacaggAAGTTTATGTAATCTCGTCTGTCAACATAACTGATGTTCAGCAGTTTGATACGTactaataacattttaataagTAATCGCTCTCAGACAagccacatcatttttttatctcaattgtttttgttttttttcctccattgtcttttatttttcgtctttcttttcttctttcctgtctcctcctctcttcagctgtctctgctgctcggTCTTTATCAGTGATGACGTCTTTAGAGAGTTAATGGGAGCAGGAGAGCTTGTTAGCGTGGTGTCACTGTCACTACAATTAAAAGTCCTCGTCTGGAATAATTAACTTCCAGAATCTACACTTCTATTTCtattccttgtaaatatagtacTTGCTTTTTGATTTTACTCCTACTTTAtacgtttttttgtttttttttaatctctcttaTTTTTAGCACCAACACACCAAAACAAGACATATTCCTTGTATGTgtaaacttacttggcaataaagtctgattctgattcagaAACTCTCCATgggaaatttaatttaatttattagCACACaagtaataaaacaaagaggataaaaaaatacacaaacctcTCCTGCACAGGAGAGGTAAGAAACCTGTGGGTTTAACAGGAATATCTGGAAATTAATAGGAATTAACTTTTTTGGGGTCATTAATACAAACTGTATTATACaaacataataataaacattttgtcaGAAGCAGACACGCTGTAAACAAATgccaatttaaaaaatgacatttttgactttgatttatttgtgagaagaactttgatcattttttttttcattgaacaacaaaaaaacgaatgttgaataaaataaatgtattccAGTTGATGCACGGTGAATCATGTTGGATTACTGTTTATTTCGTGGGTTATTGGGGATTTTTGTGGTGATGCAAATACAATAATTATTTCACACTTGACACTTTGAAGTGTTTGGATCAGctttagttttgtttcagtCCTGTAGCGCTGAACTTTGAAGGTGAATAAATACACAGCATGGAAAGAAAGTGTGTTATTGTTGGTCTAATTAATTCtacgctgtgtgtgttttcaggccaTGGTGGCGTGTTACCCAGGAAACGGAGCAGGTTACGTCAAACATGTGGACAACCCGAACGGCGACGGACGCTGCATCACCTGTATCTACTACCTCAACAAGAACTGGAATGCCAAGGTGCGTTCATGGACCTCCCTGCCCATTACTGAACTTCTATTCACACTGTGAGgttgctgtgacctctgacctacAGTTACTTAGTTTTTACTGATCCAGAAATTGAGGAATGCGATTATAATTCAGATTTAGAAACTTCCTGTctaacaagaaaaaacatttttctgtctttgtaaaacacattttgatgatATGGATAAAAAGtttgacacattttgattttgattaatATCAGAAGAAGTGATCAGATTgtctggcttcactaaaccgAACAACCACAGTCTCATTAAGCGGTCACATGACGGTGGTTATCACCTCCGTAAATCAACTCAGGGTTTCCTGATCCAGCCATGAGGCGTTCATGTGTGAGTTGTTAATTGCAGCAACATCATCAGAAGCATGAATAAAGttataaatataatatgatGAAAAACACTGATGCCTGCAGGTATATTCAGGTACTGCGGCGTCCAAAGGTCGATGGAATCAGTTAAGTCTCAAGAAGgagcaaagacacaaaaatgatttgttgacttgtgtctcatttgttgttgttgtgtatcaGGAGCACGGCGGCGTCCTCAGGATCTTTCCGGAGGGGAAATCCTATGTGGCCGACATCAAACCGCTTTTTGACCGGCTGCTCTTCTTCTGGTCCGACCGCAGGAACCCACATGAGGTGCAGCCCTCCTACTCTACCAGGtaaccaaccaaacaaaccaatcaatcaaCCAATGAGTTAATTGATCATTTACTGATCCGGACAACTGACAGGAGATTTGTTTGGTTCACTGACCTGCTGAAACCAAGAACAATTGACCTCTTCAAtggtatatttatttttgggtTTAATAAGTTAAAAAACATCATCTGTCATTTTCATGCTTTCTATCAGGGATTATTGATTGATCGACAGAAATAAACCTTTCAAAGTCAAACCCAGAgctttgttatttatttgttgcttGTGTTTCAGGTACGCCATCACAGTTTGGTATTTTGATGCTGAGGAGAGAGCCGAGGCCAAGAGACGCTTCAGAGACTTGACaggtaaaaaaaacatgctggaACTTTTTCATGGTTCTTTGAACAGTTGGAGAAACACGTCCctgttttttattgtgtccACACTGCAAGAACTGGAATTGATTGTAGCTCTTTGAACGTTGTTTTAGCTCCTGCTTCAGAGTAAATAGTCTAGGGACTTTGAGTGATGTAAGTTAAGTGTGCTGTGATTAGTCGATCGCGAGCCAATGTAGCATCTAGCCAAACAACAGCTTTATACTCATGAAACAAGGGAACCAAACATGGACAAATGGACCAGTCAAGTCCAGGCTTCATTGAGTTTATCTGCGACAGGGGAAACTAAACGCAATTTTGATGTTGCTATACCAACCACCTGCTTACATCACTTTAGCGTCCTTGCATTTATGTTTTCGagtcactgaaaatgtaaagtcagctctgtctgaaaAAATGGAACAACATCGACCTTCATATCAGTCTTCCACCAAATTTGAACTCGTCCATCACCCGCCCAATTCACCTGACCTGGCCCGTCAGACTGCTACGTCTTCTCCAAGATGAGGAAGGACCTCAGTGGTCGCCATTTTAACAGTGATGACTTGAAAACAGCAAGTCCTTAAAATTAATAAGTTGGAATGAGGGATTGTTTTGGTACTTTTGGTTGAAAAAGATGAGTGATTAATCAGTTATAAAAAATAGTGCttgttgttcattttctgttgatcaattaATGGTTTTGGTTCAactttaaaaacctttaaaaacaggctcagtaatttcccaaaacagctgctcactgtggtTTTTTATCAAAAAGGAGGAActagtgcatttgttggggactgttttcagcggtggattaatccacatttgtgGCAGCAGGACGGTGTGAGTGGGACAGAGTTTCTATGGGTTTCTGTTGTGTGACTAATTtcttatttgtacatttgtgtgtgtcctctgtgtccCAGCATCCACTGGGCAGCAGGGCAGCAGCTCGAGCTGATTGTGAGGAAACGTCGCCATCTGGTGTTTGTCTTCCTGAACTGCAGGAGAGGACGGCAGGTTCCTGGTTCCAGGTTCTCAATCTTTTTGGAAAAGCTGAAAGAaaaggggaaggaaaaaagTAGTTTCACTCTGTCCTGGACTCTGGAGGAGTCGAGAGGGTTTTCAAGTCTTCAACTGATAAATCTGTATTCCCTCATCGCTCCAGCCGGCGTCCAGGCTGGAGAGAAGGACCTGCCTGCACTGCTCTGACCGCTGCTGAGACCTGATTAATGATGAGTTCAAGTGACCAGCAGCTGCTCAGGACTTTTCCTGCTTTACACAATGTTTGTGCAATACTCTCTTTGCTGATTTCTactgcagaggtggaggaaaacAGCGGACTGCACCTTAAGAAGCTTTGCCTTCAGCTTGcttcagacaaagaggaggcaAATATTCATCAAGGTTTACggacagaaataaatcagaGACGTGATGCTTTTAAATCTATGTGAGAGAACTatttcacactgtaaaatgttcttTATAAATCTCGAGAATAAGATGAAGACGTGTTTAGTCTTGCCGAAACATTAGAGAACTGTGTACTTACTGTAACAAAGTGGGCTGGACTCATAACAATGGAAAGTAAAATTtgataaaagtgaaaaatgtgttaaatcGTCCATTTCAGAACCTTATATTCCCatatttttgggtgtaaatgattgacttttacttcagtaaagtatctgattacttcttccaccactgaaagtcacacagtaacacagacacactaacagatggaggcagtggtattccagcagctcctggttaaatctctgtttttgtcagtggagtctggtagagatataaagagatgtttctggttaaactaaaaggatcttcctctttaataaaaagctctgtctctgtaggaatcctatcatcatgctgtcagactcttacaataacaatctgagtctgtcagtggtaaaaacaagaactttagtggacggactttgacgTGGACGATTGTCCATTGGGTTAcgttacagcagctgttcataGTGGTGTCcctgtcagtcatttacacccagaaacaTGGGAACATTaggtccaggttcaaaaacaccagaattATTCTTGAATACATTTGTGGTAAATGCTAACAAAGACCAGTGGTGATTAAACGAtaacacagagagatggagttAGACGACAACCATCAAAATTTCATGAATCAGTCGCACATCATTCTGGGTATCAAACCTTCAGACGAAATGTTGTAGTTGTAAGTGAAAGGAACCACGTCAGTACTAAATACTAATCGGAGGTGGAATGTAACTaggggaattttggaaatattcctAGTTGGACACTTTCCATGGAAATTGGTGGGAACTGAGGAATTTATGGGCATCAACTTGAAGTTTGGGGTAATTCATACAATGGAGCTAGCTAGCACCATGATAGCTAGCATCTTAAACTGTCAATTAAATGGTGCcagctagcttacatttagcatctctgatttagcagctagctagctactgtataaacagaTGATGTTTTGTTGCTGGTTAAACTTTTATAGCAcagattaaatatatttttcccaGTAATCTGATCCAGACTGATTGGATGTcgtctgtgggctcagatgcagtagtgtggctgtaatgagcaggattctagaaatgatctgtgcagTGATGCAGTAGTGACCAGTTCAATTcaatctggttgttttaaccaacatTATGCTGCAAAAGCTTTTActtcaactacatttaagttccctgttataggctaacctgGAGCTCTGCAAATCTCCAGTTTGTTCCTGTTAATTCCtgtggaaagtttccaacttttCAACTCTAAATGTAACTGATTACATTTACTCCAGTACTATACTTTatcttgtactttacttgagtattttctttTCGTGATACTTTGTGCTTCTACTCCCCTACATGTATCTGACAACTGTTACTTTACAAATCACTGTGTTTACTTCCAAATcaatcacatttaaaattaatcagcaactgtTCTGACAATCAATTGATTCACTTTTAATGGTTCAAGCTTCTGAAATATTTGGCACTAACCAAAAGTTACTTTCTAGGATTTATGCAAGTGATTAATTTAACTGTTGCGTCTGATTAGTACCCAATtaaatttctctttctcttttctcttttttaaactattgtttctaaaagtaaaacatacattttcatgcTTAGTTCAAAGACAGTTAAGAAGTTACAGTCCTGTAAAATGAATTGCAGATGATACTCAGCCCTACTCATCACAATGTGATTCTAATGAAAAATCAGTAAACATGGTAGTGAATTACTGCCACCTACTCTTATATTGTGACATCACTTTCTATTAGGTTTTTGGGAAATCAGTCACCCTACACCCTGCTATGTTTGGCTGCCAGGGGCTGCTCGCTCTAACTTCGGACGAAGAGGACTCAAATCTGAGATCAGTTACAGCTGGCAGCTCTGCCACTTCACAAACTCCTGTGATGGTCACTGCAGCCTCAGTTAGTTTCTAATacaacatgttagcattgctGCACAGTTTGTTTGGTGAAACGTTTTGTCTCAGACTGGATTGTCATGAGTCTCTACTGAAAGCTCTGTTAACTAAACAATATTTACAGACGTGTTGAATACAACTTCTTTTGAAAAGGAattttgtcttgtgtgtttttcactccacacctcCACTTCTGAAAACATGGGGTCCTGATTTGTCTCTGATTGTGGGGTATATCAGGGTCAGATTGAGATCACCACTTCTCAGCAGGTGAGCTGTGGTTTTTAAGGCCAactggacagactccaccccctcctcctcagacaGGTGACTAGTCCAACCTGGTAGATAGGTCTAAACAGGATGTATACATCATGAGGTGTTGTACTTTTTAATAAGTGTGTCTGTCAGAACTTTTTTGTAggatgagaaacagaaaagaggaaagtgtcagctgctgcagaggtgtGTAAGATATGAAGTTAGAGCTGTAAATGATCCATGTTCACCTTGCAGCAgtgctctgtttgtttccagGCAGAGCACTGActgcaggtcagttcagtctgattTTACTCTCATTTATCTTCTCATAGTTTTTAGTGTTGAACATCTGAGGTCTGGTTTCAGTAAAGGGGTTCCTTGTGTCTGTTAGTGGTACTGCAGCTGGTGGTGGTCTCCAGTCACAGCTGTGGTCTGTGCTGGGAGTCACTCACACTTTTGATGCTGATGTGGTTTGTGGAGTTTTTATGTGAAGTGGTTTTGGTTGGTGTTTTCCTTTTCACAGGTAGAATCCTCTGAGTGGTTCAGCTTCACAGCTCTGCTCCGACCGTCGCCcctttttcacttttactcAACTATAATCACTTTGAAGCCCACAAAGAACATGACATGTTTCTAAACAGGACTTGGATCATTACAGTGTCTGCTAGTTTCCGCGTTCACCTGTGCGCGCTCCCGTGAGAAGTGGGCGGAGCGTCGGCACCACGCCTCCTGTTGTTTAGGTAGACACGGAGCAGGAACAGGAAGGAAGTGTTGGTGGAGTTGGCGAAGATATGAAAGTTTCTGCGGTAAGAAGAAGCTGGTGAGTTGTTTCCATGTTACTTCCGACACATTTCATGTTAAAGTGATCGAGCTGTGAGCGCGTGGAGAGGCGGGAAGAGCGAACAGAGACGGAGAAGCTCAGTGAACACAGGCGACTCAGACTCTGATCCAGGAAACACTGCGCTTCCTCTTTTCCAGTCACAGGATTTCATTTTGAAGAAAAGTAgtgttgtttgacatttttactgtattcCACCAGATTCAACCATTTTGCCATTCATATTAATGAGCCATGTGACCATCAGGGGCCCCAACAAAATAAATTCTTAAAATACTAATGCAATcaaatttatacattttgttgCTAATTTTTGAAATATCCAAGACTGTAATCACCACCAAAGCCCAATCTCCATACTGTTCATTAtgtggaattttttttcttttgtttttttttgtaataaataaaGAAGTATTTCACACAATTAAACTGGcatttaaagaattaaaatcctgaaaatgatTGAAAGTTTGATAGTTTTGAGCACGTTTGAAGTTGTTTGAAAGATTtctggaaaaaaagcagaaaaaatatgatgatgatttaataGCAGTTTTTTGAGCGTGTACATTTGAAGAAGGCACAAGGGTTAACACAGTGTTCACTACAGCGACACACAGTGGTAGAAATAATGAAAAGCAGCCAAATCACAGTCATGAGCTGCTGCCTCAGTGGAAATATTCCTGACATGTTGCAGCtctttgtgctgcagctgaatcCAATAAGGATTCTTCCATCTCTTTATACTTTGTCATAAACTGTAGTTATTATCATCAGCTGATACAAAGACACATGACAACAAGCTGACACTAAaggttttgtttctctttcagtcAGAAGTTTCTAATAATGGTTCCCTGATaatggtttttgtgtgtttgtctccagtTTCACAGGTTAACTCCTCACATTAGAAAAGATGAGTGATTTGGAGGAAGAAGATGCAGACACAGAGTAAGACGACTGTTGATGAATGAGtgcatttctctgtttcttgtgACCCAAGTGGACAGCTGCCCTGGGTGAGCAGTCCTCAGTAGAGCAGAGCTCACTGTGGTGTATGTGTTAAGGCTCTTTTGTTGGACAGCCTTTTATTCAAACTCAAAATATTTGGCTCAGAGCAAAGGTGATAAAACAGACATGTTCATACACCTATCTAAACGTTTTAAAGTAACTACAGCCCCATGTGCACACCTTAATCATATGGAGAACTTTAAAGCTTCATTAGCCTGACATATCTGGTTACACTTTGCCAAGCTATGATCAGTTGCTGTTCTAGTGAGGGGATCGACAAACAGAAGTGGCTTGCTACCTGATTATCTAGCtgtgttgttaaaatgtttttgtttttatttaaaaagtaatgtgTTCATGtccacagaaagaggaaggagagtgatgtttctgtggaggagcagctgtcctGCTGTTCTTTGTGTCAGGACGTCCTGAAGGATCCAGTCTCTACCAGCTGTGGACACTGGTTCTGCAGACGGTGCATCACCTCATACTGGGACCAGTCTGGTTCATCAGGAGACTCCTCCTGTCCCCAGTGTGGACAAAGAtccagaccaggacctggactgcagacagccagtcagaccagcactgtACAAAGTAAGACTGAACATGTGTCTGCTGATGTCATCAGTTCTGAAAACAGGACttgttgttttctacagagTCATTTGTTCtatcacacagctctgacatttaagaTGATTCTAAAgagcacaacatgaaaaagcttttctctgcttgtttttctggagCTGATGAAAAGAATCAGATTGTCAGATTGTCTttagtctgacagtgtttgttgtctttcagcagatagtggtctgcaggaggttttagatgaacataagatcagtctgaggaggagatgtgaacgtgtgactgaaggaactgatggaacaggaagtagaaccctcctcaacaggatctacactgagctctacatcacagagggacagagtgaagaggttaatacccaacatgaggtgaggcagctggagacagcttccaagaagaagaccctccatgacactccaatcaggtgccaggacatctttaaagccttacctgaccaacagagacacatcagagtggttctgaccaacggtgtcgctggtgttggaaaaaccttctcagtgcagaagttcactctggactgggcagagggcttggaaaaccaagatgtcagtctgctggttctgctttcgttcagggagctgaacctgatcagagatgagcagtacagtcttctcacgctgctccatgttttccatccaacattacagaaggtcacagcagagaagctggctgtctgtaaagttctgttcatctttgacggcctggatgaaagcagactttcactggatttcaacaacaggaaggttgtgtctgacgtcacacagaagtcatcagtcaacgagctgctgacaaacctcatccaggggaatctgcttccctcagctctggtctggataacttccagacctgcagcggccaatcagatccctccttcatgtgttgacagggtaacagaagtacgaggcttcactgacccacagaaggaggagtacttcaggaggagatccagtgatgaagagctgtccaacagaaccatctcacacatcaagacctccaggagcctccacatcatgtgtggagtcccagtcttctgctggatcactgctacagttctggagcacatgttgactacagagcagagaggagagctgcccaagaccctgactgacctgtactcacacttcctgatggttcagacaaagaggaagaagaacaagtaccatgagggacatgagacgagtccacaggagctgacggaggctgacagggaagttcttctgaagctggggaggctggcgtttgaacaactggagaaaggaaacaccatgttctaccaagaagacctggagcagtgtggtcttgatgtgacagaggccttggtgtactcaggagtttgtacagagatcttcaaaagagagagtgtgatcttccagaaaacagtctactgctttgttcatctgagcgttcaggagtttctggctgcagtctacatgttccactgtttcaccaacaggaagacacaggTACTGGAGGACTTCCTGTGGGGAGTCATGGAGAAATCCCTTCAAAGTGAAAAtggccacctggacctgtttgttcgcttccttcatggcctctctctggagtccaaccagagactcttaggaggcctgctgggtcagacagagaacagttcAGAAATCATCCAGAGAGCCATCACCAACCTGAAGGAGATGAACATGTACAAAatctctcctgacagaagcatcaacatcttccactgtctgatggagatgaacgaccactcagttcatcaggagatccaagagttcctgaagtcagagaacagatcagagcagaaactctctgagatccagtgctcagctctggcctacatgctgcagatgtcagaggaggttctggatgagttggaccTGGAAGAGTATAACACATCATGGGAGGGACGATGgagactgatcccagctgtgaggaactgtAGAAAGGCTCGGTGAGTCCTGACATGATCATTAACATCATCAGATCAGTAGTTCAGTCGAATTCAGATCCACacagtattaaattattttcatttttcttagTTTACATCACAAACATTACAGGTCATTAGTGTTATTTTTCTTGAGGTTTTGAGGACTATTAAGGACTGAAGAGGCTGTGGTTTTTAGTGACAAGCAGAATTTTACAGTGAAGAGCTGTAAGCAGTAAAGTTACAACGAGGAGGTTCTACAAGGTGTTTCTGTATCATCTTCCAAAGATGACTCAATCATAATGAGCATGGAGGATGTTAGGAGACACCTCACCTCCTTTTAAATCAATAGAGACAAAAACCTCTCATTCACATTAAAGATGCTACTTAACATTGTTTCATTCTCAACATTGAAGTAAGTGTGTAAGTTTAGCTGAACAGCAGCCACTGTGGTAACAACAAACACTTACAGAATAATGGCTATTGCTGAAACATGATGTAGCAGCATTATTTCGCTAAAGTCTGCAGACATTAACATCAGCCTCCGTAAAGTACTGGTCACACCAGACCACAAGTAGAGATGAGCTTTATGCTcataaaacttttaattttgaAGAGTGACATCATGTCTTTTCCCTGTTTTAGATTGAATGATATTAGTTTAAAGTCTTTCCATATATTGTGTTAAATGAGACAGAGACTCTCTGCCGTTTTCTGTCTTGTTGTTGTAGAGGAGAGTAGGATCAGGGAATTCACCTTCAGCCAGCAACAGAGGTCTGAATCTATCAGAGCAGAATGGTAGAATTCAGTTTTCTTATTCACACCAAAGGTCAATGTCCTGTTCTTCTGATGACATGatgtgaaaagcagcaaacagagaTTCCATTGAATTGTTCTCTGAGCTGAACTCATCAGAAATGTTCTGGagtcagtttaaaaacagtggACAATCTAAATGTTTTTCTAATTCAGATGGCTTCATTCTGACTCTGGGATCAAATCACATGATGGAAACATAAAGGTGGCGTCattttccctcccttcatctgcaaaacaaagattCCCATTAAAAGTCTGCAggtctgagagagagtgatgagaattattgttttgtgtCAAACACAATAAGATGAGATGAGCTGATCCACAGATGTGAAGAGCAGATGTTGATCATGTtgtgtcatcatcatcaatctGATGTTATTctaacacattttatattttctctaatcACAGATTTATTAACTGTGGACTctcagagactcactgtgaagtcGTGGCCTCAGCTCTtaagtccaacccctcccatctgagaaaTCTGGACCTGAGCGACAACtacaacctgcaggattcaggagtgaagatacTGTCcactggactggagagtccaaacTGTCAACTGGAGACTCTGgggtcagttcactgactggaGCTGTTGGAGTAGGTTGATCACTGGGCTTTAGCTTGGTGGGTTGAGCAGGATGCTGCTGATGGTAGCAATGTGAACGCTCGCCAGCTTTAACACACTTAACTGTGCACTGATAAGTGACAAGTTATTATTGGCAACACTTTTAATGTCAGCATTGCTGAATCATTTgaagccacagacagacagattgatAGTCTGCAAAAACATCTTTGTCTTAACAGATGAGTTCACATT includes:
- the LOC108881140 gene encoding NLR family CARD domain-containing protein 3 isoform X2, which codes for MNECISLFLVTQVDSCPGKRKESDVSVEEQLSCCSLCQDVLKDPVSTSCGHWFCRRCITSYWDQSGSSGDSSCPQCGQRSRPGPGLQTASQTSTVQTDSGLQEVLDEHKISLRRRCERVTEGTDGTGSRTLLNRIYTELYITEGQSEEVNTQHEVRQLETASKKKTLHDTPIRCQDIFKALPDQQRHIRVVLTNGVAGVGKTFSVQKFTLDWAEGLENQDVSLLVLLSFRELNLIRDEQYSLLTLLHVFHPTLQKVTAEKLAVCKVLFIFDGLDESRLSLDFNNRKVVSDVTQKSSVNELLTNLIQGNLLPSALVWITSRPAAANQIPPSCVDRVTEVRGFTDPQKEEYFRRRSSDEELSNRTISHIKTSRSLHIMCGVPVFCWITATVLEHMLTTEQRGELPKTLTDLYSHFLMVQTKRKKNKYHEGHETSPQELTEADREVLLKLGRLAFEQLEKGNTMFYQEDLEQCGLDVTEALVYSGVCTEIFKRESVIFQKTVYCFVHLSVQEFLAAVYMFHCFTNRKTQVLEDFLWGVMEKSLQSENGHLDLFVRFLHGLSLESNQRLLGGLLGQTENSSEIIQRAITNLKEMNMYKISPDRSINIFHCLMEMNDHSVHQEIQEFLKSENRSEQKLSEIQCSALAYMLQMSEEVLDELDLEEYNTSWEGRWRLIPAVRNCRKARFINCGLSETHCEVVASALKSNPSHLRNLDLSDNYNLQDSGVKILSTGLESPNCQLETLGLRYCSLSEISCSSLTSALKSNPSHLRELDLGNNHLKDSGVKELCGFLQSPDCRLETLRLWGCRLSEISCSSLASALKSNPSHLRDLDLRGNNLEDSGVKELCGFLQSPDCRLETLRVSGKVIQASTVKKSPCGVKPDPNRAGTKQLDVSEDDTKKPDVSEDKERMLDVSVDNTKLMMDPSSFTPELQTKSTRVSYRFRCPGPGGFQCTSTGLVFVVDQEAELLYRTVQWDESQLQSAGKMAAGPLFDIQCPDDAVCELHLPHCGTKDVLQVEGLLSVVHKTDDGTEILEPLEITETHVVVKVPHLSAFGLVLDIVKWFLGIKQPINCDVLLFLRPPVRGPPTLDVFLLPNNVPLPEVEAQRRSAEHISVSSDCELYIGASYSVHCEPEDLEIQPERAKFRSHYGPNYFPTFEVFLTSNPKKVTLMVQDQEKTEVWKRNIHLTGPGPAGRPTTPTGTLSVPAEKMLSFVRTQFISRVSEPVLRKLLDKLLERGVITDDEMDLAGTASRADKARAVIDTVRRKGSEASSALISALCEEDRCLSTELNLT
- the LOC108881140 gene encoding protein NLRC3 isoform X3 produces the protein MNECISLFLVTQVDSCPGKRKESDVSVEEQLSCCSLCQDVLKDPVSTSCGHWFCRRCITSYWDQSGSSGDSSCPQCGQRSRPGPGLQTASQTSTVQTDSGLQEVLDEHKISLRRRCERVTEGTDGTGSRTLLNRIYTELYITEGQSEEVNTQHEVRQLETASKKKTLHDTPIRCQDIFKALPDQQRHIRVVLTNGVAGVGKTFSVQKFTLDWAEGLENQDVSLLVLLSFRELNLIRDEQYSLLTLLHVFHPTLQKVTAEKLAVCKVLFIFDGLDESRLSLDFNNRKVVSDVTQKSSVNELLTNLIQGNLLPSALVWITSRPAAANQIPPSCVDRVTEVRGFTDPQKEEYFRRRSSDEELSNRTISHIKTSRSLHIMCGVPVFCWITATVLEHMLTTEQRGELPKTLTDLYSHFLMVQTKRKKNKYHEGHETSPQELTEADREVLLKLGRLAFEQLEKGNTMFYQEDLEQCGLDVTEALVYSGVCTEIFKRESVIFQKTVYCFVHLSVQEFLAAVYMFHCFTNRKTQVLEDFLWGVMEKSLQSENGHLDLFVRFLHGLSLESNQRLLGGLLGQTENSSEIIQRAITNLKEMNMYKISPDRSINIFHCLMEMNDHSVHQEIQEFLKSENRSEQKLSEIQCSALAYMLQMSEEVLDELDLEEYNTSWEGRWRLIPAVRNCRKARFINCGLSETHCEVVASALKSNPSHLRNLDLSDNYNLQDSGVKILSTGLESPNCQLETLGLRYCSLSEISCSSLTSALKSNPSHLRELDLGNNHLKDSGVKELCGFLQSPDCRLETLRVSGKVIQASTVKKSPCGVKPDPNRAGTKQLDVSEDDTKKPDVSEDKERMLDVSVDNTKLMMDPSSFTPELQTKSTRVSYRFRCPGPGGFQCTSTGLVFVVDQEAELLYRTVQWDESQLQSAGKMAAGPLFDIQCPDDAVCELHLPHCGTKDVLQVEGLLSVVHKTDDGTEILEPLEITETHVVVKVPHLSAFGLVLDIVKWFLGIKQPINCDVLLFLRPPVRGPPTLDVFLLPNNVPLPEVEAQRRSAEHISVSSDCELYIGASYSVHCEPEDLEIQPERAKFRSHYGPNYFPTFEVFLTSNPKKVTLMVQDQEKTEVWKRNIHLTGPGPAGRPTTPTGTLSVPAEKMLSFVRTQFISRVSEPVLRKLLDKLLERGVITDDEMDLAGTASRADKARAVIDTVRRKGSEASSALISALCEEDRCLSTELNLT